The Nostoc sp. 'Lobaria pulmonaria (5183) cyanobiont' DNA window AAACTATTTTCTACAAGATTATTTAACAGTTTTATTATTAATATTTGCCCTATATGTATGGTGCAGGATATTCCGCACCTGCATTAAAATTTTTCCTAGCATATTTTTACCACTGCCATCGGCTCCGCAACCCCAGTAAAAATCGATAGGTGAGTTTTCGACAATTTCTGCCTTGCCTGTGGAAAGTAAGATATCCCTAATATCTGTATGAGTTTGAAATTTACATAGCACAGCTTGCCGCATTATATCGTCTTTAACTTGTTCCCAATCTTGACGTAGGGGACGGGTTCTCTCGCGCCCCATTCTTGCCGCATCTTTAGGTGTTTTAACTAGGCGGATTTGTTCTACATGAGGTGTACCCACAAACTTTTGCGCTTGAAAGTAGTGTTCGCTAGTTGACCAATACAATCCATCTAATTCAAAGCCGTGGAACGAAAAGTTAGAGAAACAGCCATATTCTTCACGAGTACTATAAAAATAGATTGTCATAGAATTTGATCCAAGTTTTTAAATTTACTGAAATTTGTGAATTTTTTATAAAACAGATGATTTATTTTCTGTTGATTCAATAAACGCCTCAAACTGACCATTAGGAGTCCATTGAATAGCGCCATCTCGTCCTGTAAAGAACAGTTTAGTTTGGCTTTGATTCAGTTCAGATAAAGTTTTTGGATCAAAGTTGGCAGAAGAAGCGATCGCTACTTGTGGTTGCAAAGCAATAACTAAATCTTTCAATGACTCAGGGGCACACCACAACACTTGCGGGCGAGACAAACTGCCATTTTTAACTAGTTGTTGTACCTCTTTAGATTTAACATTACCTACTAATAACCAATTTTGATCTAAAATTTGCAATTGTAAGATAGGTAATTGGTCGTTGATTAATTGCGCTACTATCGAACCAGCTTTCACAGCTTGACCAACTGCCAAAGTTTGATAAATTCCTTGATGTTTTTGTAGTTCTTGTTGAATTGCCTGAGTTGTAATAGAATTATCTGTTCGGATTGAATATTCATAAAAATTATTAATTGGTAAACGTTGCATTAATTCAAACCAAGCATTACTTTCATTACCTTGAAAATCAGTTGCGATCGCCCAATTTATTTGATTTACACCCTGCTGTTGTAAAAATGGTAGAATTGTAAAACGTCCTGTACCTTCATCACCACTATTAATTACAGTTACATTCCCTCGATCTTGAACAACTAAAATTGGTTCCGTACCAGATTCTAAGACTGTTATCCTAAACAATGTATTTTGAGAATGCCAAAGGGGGATAAATACTAAACCAATCGCAATAATATTAGCAAACCACCACCGCTTTTGCCACCAACGTACTAGCCAGACTAATATAATTAGTATATAAATTGCCAAAAGCTGCCAAGTAGATATGCTGCCCACAGCAACAGAATTTCCGGGCAACTTGCTAAAAAATTCCACTAGTTTAATTAGCCAATCAGTAGGGTAATGTAATACCCCAGCTAGGAAGCTTCCTGCTTCAGTCCAAACTAAACCTACTAACGCACTGATGATTCCACCTATACTAATGATCGAAATTAATGGAGTACTAACTACATTCAGCAACAGGCTATAAGATGGTACAACTCCGAAGACAAAAAGTTGCACAGGTAAAGTCCAAATAGTGGCAGCTAGGGGAACGGCAATCAAAGCTGCGATCGCAGGTGGTAGCCATGCTAGGCGGTTGACTAATGCAGGTACTGTTACGATTAATCCCAGCGTTGCTAAAAAACTTAATTGAAAGCCTAAATCCCAAATCCATAGAGGATTAAACACTAATAACAGAGTTGCTGCTAATAGTAACGATCCGAACTGTTTCACCTTCCTTTTTAATAGCAGCCCAACTAATGCTGCAAAACCCATAATTACGGCTCTGAGAACCGCAGGTTGAAAACCTGTTAAACTCAGAAAAATAATTAGAGCCAAAAAGCCAAGGGTAAATTGCGTTGCTTTTTTTGCCCGCCTAGTTAACTGTAATATCACACTCAAAATCAAAGAAGTTTGAAACCCGGAGGCTGCTAAAGCATGAGCTAATCCTGCTTGTACAAACAAGTCGCGGATCTCGTAGGGTAAATCTACAGCTTTGCTACCTAAAACCATTGCACTCACAAGAGGCCCTTCAGGGATACCCAACCAGCGAACTTGCGAGCGCACAATTCGCTCCCGAATTTGCCACCATCCCCATTTACGTTCCTGATCCAAAACATTTATTTGTCGCCCAATCAAACCAGCAAACGTTCCTTCCTGCTTGAGAAACTTCTGAAAGTCGAAACCACCAGGATTGGAAGCCGCCTTTGGTTTGTATAAAATCCCAGTCACAGCAATTTGTTGACTAGGGTATAACCCAGTAGCCTGAAGTATAGGCACTGTTACATACAATTTGCCTGTCACCCCTTTTGGGACACCTGCTGAACCTTTTTCATTTTTGACCTCATCTATCTGAGTCGCTTCCAGCCAAAATTGTCCTCGCTGACTGCGAGTTAAGCGAGGATTACTCGCCACTTCTCCACGAACAATCACAAGTTGCTCTTGGTTATTGCTATTTCCAGGCGGAACGAACTGACTAATATCTTTTGCACCTGGTTGCGGCACTCGCCATTGAAAATATAGAGTTGCCAATAATCCTACTAAGCCAGCAGCTATCCATATTCGAGGATGAGGAGTAATTTGCCAAGTATTAAGCACTGCCTTATTTTTGCTTCCAGCATTTTCTAGTTTCTGAGCAAGTTGCTGTGAACTGGTGCGTCTTCTAAAAACAATTGCTCCCACTATCCCCAAAACTAAAATCCATACACCACCCCAAGGAACTACTGTAAACAGCAACCCAAAAATGTAGCCAAGACAAATAATTACACCACTGGTTTGAATCATAAGATTTTTTATAAAAGCACCTGACACCCCGAATTTGCAGCCGACTTAAAAATAGCTAGGGCAGCAATAGAGAAAAATCGGCATTGCTGAATTTGGCTATGAAATTCAAAAATAAAATATTCCAAACTCTTATTATCTGCGCTTGGAGCGCCTATGCGTGAGTTTTTCATCTCTTTAATCAGCAACAGTGAAAAATTTTTATCCTTGTGGTGAAATATAGTCCATCAACTTTATACAAACAAAGCCCGCACAGGCGGGCCTTATCGTTGTAGCTTTAATGTTCTAGACTCAAGATTTAATGGTATTTCTGATCTTTAACAATAGCCACATCATCAAGATATACTTAGCTTAGAGAATGCAAAATCAAGGGTTTCCTAACCTGCGGAGGCAGGTTTTGTTTGTGTAGCCGCGACTTATAATCGTCCAAACTAGTAAAAATTTATACTTGATTAACCTCATTTTACTAGATAATAAGTACCTGGATGGTCTATATTGTTTGATACATAAACTTTTCTACCGAAACAATGAAAGTATTACCCAAAGAACATAAGAGATAATTGGAATCAAAAACAGCCAATCAATAATATATTGATAACGAGATTTAACTGTAGACTCTGAAACAGCTTGTACTAAGACTGGCTGTGAAACAATTTGCTGCACAGCTGGCTGTAAAACAGGTGGTTGTATGACTGGTTTTAAATTTTTGAGCAACGGAAAACCCAGCTTCTCTCTTTGCTCAACATATAAATGAGCTATTTTCCTAGCCAAATACCGAATCCTGGCAATATAGCGAGTTCTCTCCGTCACCGAAATCACACCTCTAGCATCCAGCAGATTGAACGTGTGCGAACACTTCATTACATAATCTAAGCTAGGCAAGACCAATCCTCGTTCCGCCAATTGCGTTGCTTCCTGCTCATACAAATTAAATAGTGTCAGTAGCAACTCAGGATTTGACGCTTCAAAGTTGTAGGTACACTGCTCAATCTCTCCCTGGAGGTAAACATCACCATAAGTAATGTTGTCCGTCCAATGAATTTTAGTAATTGCCTCTACTTGCTGGAGATACATTGTCAGCCGCTCTAACCCGTATGTAATCTCAATCGATACCGGACGGCAATCAATACCCCCACACTGTTGGAAGTAGGTAAATTGAGTAATTTCCATTCCATCTAACCATACTTCCCACCCAGTCCCCCAAGCTCCCACCGTTGCATCTTCCCAGTTATCCTCTACAAACCGAATATCGTGGTCTTCAGGACGAATACCTAAAACCCTTAACGAATCAAGATAAATCTCCTGAACATTGTCTGGCGAAGGCTTAATCAGAACTTGGTACTGATAATAGTGTTGGAAACGGTTAGGGTTTTCCCCGTACCGCCCATCTGTAGGGCGACGACAAGGTTCAACGTAAGCAACAGCCCACGGTTCCGGCCCCAATGCTCTTAAAAATGTCTGCGGATTCTTAGTACCAGCCCCCTTCTCTATATCGTAGGGCTGGGCTATGAGACAACCGCGATTGCCCCAAAACTCATGCAATAAACCTATTACCGACTGAAAATTCACGCTTCACCCTTCCTTACTCAGCACAGTGCATAAACCATTGTTGCCTACAACCCGGCACTGTGGGCAGTTTCAAGGGACTGAAAAACAGTCCAAAAGAATTTTTGGAAAAATAGTTGACAAGCTTAAGGAGGTTCGCTATATTGAATAAGTGCTGGAAGCGGAGCGCGAAAAAGCGACGCTTAAAGGACACCGAACCTTGAAAATATTATAGTTTGAAAGCGATTATACAGCAAGTGGATTGCGTCAAGCAAATAAAAAATAACTAAGCTGAAGTTAAAAAAGAGCAGCTATAGAGCTAAAAAGCTTTCCAATTCAAAACGGAGAGTTTGATCCTGGCTCAGGATGAACGCTGGCGGTATGCTTAACACATGCAAGTCGAACGAACTCTTCGGAGTTAGTGGCGGACGGGTGAGTAACGCGTGAGAATCTGGCTTCTGGTCTGGGACAACCACTGGAAACGGTGGCTAATACCGGATGTGCCGTAAGGTGAAAGGTTAACTGCCAGAAGATGAGCTCGCGTCTGATTAGCTAGTTGGTAGAGTAAGAGCCTACCAAGGCGACGATCAGTAGCTGGTCTGAGAGGACGATCAGCCACACTGGGACTGAGACACGGCCCAGACTCCTACGGGAGGCAGCAGTGGGGAATTTTCCGCAATGGGCGAAAGCCTGACGGAGCAATACCGCGTGAGGGAGGAAGGCTCTTGGGTCGTAAACCTCTTTTCTCAGGGAAGAACACAATGACGGTACCTGAGGAATAAGCATCGGCTAACTCCGTGCCAGCAGCCGCGGTAATACGGAGGATGCAAGCGTTATCCGGAATGATTGGGCGTAAAGCGTCCGCAGGTGGCAATGTAAGTCTGCTGTTAAAGAGTCTAGCTCAACTAGATACAAGCAGTGGAAACTACATAGCTAGAGTACGTTCGGGGCAGAGGGAATTCCTGGTGTAGCGGTGAAATGCGTAGAGATCAGGAAGAACACCAGTGGCGAAGGCGCTCTGCTAGGCCGTAA harbors:
- a CDS encoding NADAR family protein, with translation MTIYFYSTREEYGCFSNFSFHGFELDGLYWSTSEHYFQAQKFVGTPHVEQIRLVKTPKDAARMGRERTRPLRQDWEQVKDDIMRQAVLCKFQTHTDIRDILLSTGKAEIVENSPIDFYWGCGADGSGKNMLGKILMQVRNILHHTYRANINNKTVK
- a CDS encoding ComEC/Rec2 family competence protein, which encodes MIQTSGVIICLGYIFGLLFTVVPWGGVWILVLGIVGAIVFRRRTSSQQLAQKLENAGSKNKAVLNTWQITPHPRIWIAAGLVGLLATLYFQWRVPQPGAKDISQFVPPGNSNNQEQLVIVRGEVASNPRLTRSQRGQFWLEATQIDEVKNEKGSAGVPKGVTGKLYVTVPILQATGLYPSQQIAVTGILYKPKAASNPGGFDFQKFLKQEGTFAGLIGRQINVLDQERKWGWWQIRERIVRSQVRWLGIPEGPLVSAMVLGSKAVDLPYEIRDLFVQAGLAHALAASGFQTSLILSVILQLTRRAKKATQFTLGFLALIIFLSLTGFQPAVLRAVIMGFAALVGLLLKRKVKQFGSLLLAATLLLVFNPLWIWDLGFQLSFLATLGLIVTVPALVNRLAWLPPAIAALIAVPLAATIWTLPVQLFVFGVVPSYSLLLNVVSTPLISIISIGGIISALVGLVWTEAGSFLAGVLHYPTDWLIKLVEFFSKLPGNSVAVGSISTWQLLAIYILIILVWLVRWWQKRWWFANIIAIGLVFIPLWHSQNTLFRITVLESGTEPILVVQDRGNVTVINSGDEGTGRFTILPFLQQQGVNQINWAIATDFQGNESNAWFELMQRLPINNFYEYSIRTDNSITTQAIQQELQKHQGIYQTLAVGQAVKAGSIVAQLINDQLPILQLQILDQNWLLVGNVKSKEVQQLVKNGSLSRPQVLWCAPESLKDLVIALQPQVAIASSANFDPKTLSELNQSQTKLFFTGRDGAIQWTPNGQFEAFIESTENKSSVL